One genomic window of Microbacterium testaceum StLB037 includes the following:
- the leuC gene encoding 3-isopropylmalate dehydratase large subunit, whose protein sequence is MSTIPENPRTLAEKVWDDHLVVKGEDGQPDLIYIDLHLVHEVTSPQAFDGLRAEGRPVRRLDLTIATEDHNTPTLDIDKPIADLTSRTQIDTLRRNAEEFGVRIHSLGDKEQGIVHVVGPQLGLTMPGITVVCGDSHTSTHGAFGAMAFGIGTSEVEHVLATQTLPLKPFKTMAITVEGELKPGVTAKDIILAIIAKIGANGGQGYVLEFRGSAIRSLSMEGRMTMCNMSIEAGARAGMIAPDETTFAYVKDKPHAPQGQDWDDAVAYWRTLPSDEGAVYDAEVFLDAAELEPFVTWGTNPGQGVSLSDVVPTPADIADPNERAAAERALEYMDLTAGTPMKDIPVDAVFMGSCTNSRIEDLRAFASVIEGRTKADNVRVMVVPGSARVRLEAEAEGLDKVFTDFGAEWRFAGCSMCLGMNPDQLAPGERCASTSNRNFEGRQGKGGRTHLVSPLVAAATAVRGTLSSPADLDPLPGATAPAETVSTGAEA, encoded by the coding sequence ATGAGCACGATTCCCGAGAACCCTCGCACCCTGGCTGAGAAGGTCTGGGACGACCATCTCGTCGTCAAGGGCGAAGACGGTCAGCCCGACCTCATCTACATCGACCTGCACCTCGTGCACGAGGTCACCAGCCCCCAGGCCTTCGACGGTCTGCGCGCCGAGGGGCGCCCCGTGCGCCGCCTCGACCTCACGATCGCGACCGAGGACCACAACACTCCGACCCTCGACATCGACAAGCCGATCGCCGACCTCACCAGTCGCACGCAGATCGACACGCTGCGCCGCAACGCCGAGGAGTTCGGCGTGCGCATTCACTCGCTGGGCGACAAAGAACAGGGGATCGTCCACGTCGTGGGTCCGCAGCTCGGACTCACGATGCCGGGCATCACCGTCGTCTGCGGCGACTCGCACACCTCGACGCACGGCGCGTTCGGCGCCATGGCGTTCGGCATCGGCACGAGCGAGGTCGAGCACGTGCTCGCAACGCAGACGCTGCCGCTCAAGCCCTTCAAGACCATGGCGATCACGGTCGAGGGCGAACTGAAGCCCGGCGTGACGGCGAAGGACATCATCCTCGCGATCATCGCCAAGATCGGCGCGAACGGCGGCCAGGGCTACGTCCTGGAGTTCCGCGGCAGCGCGATCCGCTCCCTCTCGATGGAGGGGCGAATGACGATGTGCAACATGTCGATCGAGGCCGGCGCTCGCGCCGGCATGATCGCGCCCGATGAGACGACGTTCGCGTACGTGAAGGACAAGCCCCACGCGCCGCAGGGGCAGGACTGGGACGACGCGGTCGCCTACTGGCGCACGCTGCCGAGCGACGAGGGTGCCGTCTACGACGCCGAGGTGTTCCTGGATGCCGCCGAGCTGGAGCCCTTCGTGACCTGGGGCACGAACCCCGGCCAGGGTGTTTCGCTGTCGGACGTCGTGCCCACCCCCGCCGACATCGCCGACCCCAATGAGCGCGCCGCCGCCGAGCGGGCGCTGGAGTACATGGACCTCACGGCGGGCACCCCGATGAAGGACATCCCCGTGGATGCCGTCTTCATGGGCTCCTGCACCAACAGCCGCATCGAAGACCTGCGTGCGTTCGCCTCGGTCATCGAGGGCCGCACCAAGGCCGACAACGTCCGCGTGATGGTCGTGCCGGGTTCGGCGCGCGTGCGTCTCGAGGCCGAGGCCGAGGGCCTCGACAAGGTCTTCACCGACTTCGGCGCCGAATGGCGCTTCGCCGGCTGCTCGATGTGCCTCGGGATGAACCCCGATCAACTGGCGCCGGGGGAGCGCTGCGCCTCGACGTCGAACCGCAACTTCGAGGGTCGCCAGGGCAAGGGCGGGCGGACGCACCTCGTGTCGCCGCTGGTGGCTGCGGCCACCGCCGTGCGCGGCACGCTGTCGAGCCCCGCCGACCTCGACCCCCTGCCCGGCGCGACCGCGCCCGCGGAGACCGTTTCGACCGGGGCGGAGGCCTGA
- the leuD gene encoding 3-isopropylmalate dehydratase small subunit — MEKITTHTGVAAPLKRSAVDTDQIIPAVFLKRVTKTGFDDALFANWRQDPEFILNQDAYRSASVLVAGPDFGTGSSREHAVWALRDYGFQVVLSPKFADIFRGNAGKQGLVTGVITEDEVERIWAVIEANPGIEMTVDLQAKTATVGDLQVSFEIDDYTRWRLLEGLDDIGLTLRDEDKITQFEARREAWRPRTLPVR, encoded by the coding sequence ATGGAGAAGATCACCACGCACACCGGTGTCGCCGCCCCGCTGAAGCGCTCAGCGGTCGACACCGACCAAATCATCCCCGCCGTCTTCCTCAAGCGGGTCACGAAGACCGGGTTCGACGACGCCCTGTTCGCCAACTGGCGTCAGGATCCGGAGTTCATCCTGAACCAGGACGCCTACCGGTCGGCATCCGTCCTCGTCGCGGGCCCCGACTTCGGCACCGGCTCGAGCCGCGAACACGCCGTCTGGGCGTTGCGCGACTACGGCTTCCAGGTCGTGCTGAGCCCGAAGTTCGCCGACATCTTCCGCGGTAACGCGGGCAAGCAGGGCCTGGTCACCGGGGTGATCACCGAAGACGAGGTCGAGCGGATCTGGGCCGTCATCGAGGCGAACCCCGGCATCGAGATGACGGTCGATCTGCAGGCGAAGACCGCCACGGTCGGCGACCTCCAGGTCTCGTTCGAGATCGACGATTACACTAGGTGGCGGCTTCTCGAAGGGCTCGACGACATCGGGCTCACGCTGCGTGACGAAGACAAGATCACGCAGTTCGAGGCGCGCCGCGAGGCATGGCGGCCGCGGACCCTTCCGGTCCGCTGA
- the murA gene encoding UDP-N-acetylglucosamine 1-carboxyvinyltransferase, whose protein sequence is MSTLVTDTGDQNPGQPDWEAAETLTIRGGRPLRGTVEVKGAKNLVTKAMVAALLGDSTSTLRDVPMISDVKVVRSLLEVHGVTVTEGEEEGTLHLDPSGAVAAHFEEIDAHAGASRIPILFCGPLLHLLGEALIPDLGGCRIGDRPINFHMDALRAFGAVVDKSYEGIRITAPNGLHGANITLPYPSVGATEQVLLTAVRAKGVTELRNAAIEPEIMDLIAVLQKMGAIISYEPNRVIFIEGVDKLDGYDHRAIFDRNEAASWACAALATDGEIFAKGARQQDMLTFLNVFRKAGGWFDVREDGILFRRGEALKPVMVETDVHPGFMTDWQQPLIVALTQAPGTSTVHETVYENRLGFTAALNKMGADIVVHPKGIASPDRRVPRRDLEQAAVINGPTPLHGADVEVPDLRGGYSYVIAALAAEGESTVRNIGIIRRGYEKFLEKLTALDADFSVVG, encoded by the coding sequence ATGAGCACACTCGTCACCGATACCGGAGACCAGAACCCCGGCCAGCCGGACTGGGAGGCGGCAGAGACCCTCACCATCCGCGGCGGTCGCCCCTTGCGCGGCACCGTCGAGGTCAAGGGAGCGAAGAACCTCGTCACCAAGGCGATGGTGGCGGCCCTTCTGGGCGACAGCACCAGCACCCTGCGCGACGTCCCGATGATCAGCGACGTCAAGGTCGTCCGTTCGCTCCTCGAGGTGCACGGCGTCACCGTCACCGAGGGCGAGGAGGAGGGAACCCTCCACCTCGACCCCTCCGGCGCGGTCGCCGCGCACTTCGAGGAGATCGACGCGCACGCGGGCGCTTCGCGCATCCCGATCCTCTTCTGCGGCCCGCTGCTGCACCTGCTCGGTGAAGCGCTGATCCCCGACCTCGGCGGATGCCGCATCGGCGACCGTCCGATCAACTTCCACATGGACGCGCTCCGCGCCTTCGGTGCGGTCGTCGACAAGAGCTACGAGGGCATCCGCATCACGGCGCCCAACGGCCTGCACGGGGCGAACATCACGCTCCCGTACCCGAGCGTCGGCGCGACCGAGCAGGTGCTGCTCACGGCCGTCCGCGCAAAGGGCGTCACCGAGCTGCGCAACGCCGCGATCGAGCCCGAGATCATGGACCTGATCGCGGTGCTGCAGAAGATGGGCGCGATCATCTCCTACGAGCCCAACCGCGTCATCTTCATCGAGGGCGTCGACAAGCTCGACGGCTACGACCACCGCGCGATCTTCGACCGCAACGAGGCCGCGTCGTGGGCCTGCGCCGCTCTCGCGACCGACGGTGAGATCTTCGCCAAGGGCGCGCGTCAGCAGGACATGCTGACCTTCCTCAACGTCTTCCGCAAGGCCGGCGGCTGGTTCGACGTCCGCGAGGACGGCATCCTGTTCCGTCGGGGCGAGGCGCTCAAGCCCGTCATGGTCGAGACCGACGTGCACCCCGGCTTCATGACGGATTGGCAGCAGCCGCTGATCGTGGCGCTCACGCAGGCTCCGGGGACCTCGACGGTCCACGAGACCGTGTACGAGAACCGCCTCGGCTTCACGGCCGCGCTGAACAAGATGGGCGCGGACATCGTCGTGCACCCGAAGGGCATCGCGAGCCCCGACCGCCGTGTCCCGCGTCGCGACCTCGAACAGGCCGCCGTCATCAACGGTCCGACGCCGCTGCACGGAGCCGACGTCGAGGTCCCCGACCTCCGCGGCGGTTACAGCTACGTGATTGCCGCCCTGGCGGCCGAGGGCGAGTCGACGGTGCGCAACATCGGCATCATCCGCCGCGGGTACGAGAAGTTCCTCGAGAAGCTCACCGCTCTCGACGCCGATTTCTCGGTCGTGGGCTGA
- a CDS encoding lysophospholipid acyltransferase family protein: MASNPEKSRPSAFWPLAAIIVPVTGLFARIEIRGAENLPREGAYVLAPNHNSEFDPVTVAVAVWRLGRAPRFMAKESLFKVPVLGAALRATGMVPVPRSSTSANQSMKAAQQIAKDGRGVIVYAEGTLTRDPDLWPMRGKTGAVRLALAGDLPLIPMAQWGVQQILPRYGKLKFPRRSHVIVEFGPAMDLSEYAGSTSPAVLTRATDALMGRISEMLSGIRGVPAPAERWNPSQHGQNETGRLEP; encoded by the coding sequence GTGGCCTCGAACCCCGAGAAGAGCCGCCCGAGCGCCTTCTGGCCGCTCGCGGCGATCATCGTCCCCGTCACGGGACTCTTCGCCCGGATCGAGATCCGCGGTGCGGAGAACCTTCCGCGCGAGGGGGCGTACGTCCTCGCTCCGAACCACAACTCGGAGTTCGACCCCGTGACGGTCGCGGTGGCCGTCTGGCGTCTCGGGCGTGCCCCGCGGTTCATGGCGAAGGAGAGCCTCTTCAAGGTCCCCGTGCTGGGGGCGGCGCTCCGGGCGACCGGAATGGTCCCCGTGCCGCGGTCCTCCACCAGCGCCAATCAGTCGATGAAGGCCGCCCAGCAGATCGCGAAGGACGGGCGCGGTGTCATCGTCTACGCCGAGGGCACGCTCACGCGCGACCCCGATCTGTGGCCGATGCGCGGCAAGACCGGCGCCGTCCGGCTCGCCCTCGCCGGTGATCTTCCGCTCATCCCCATGGCGCAGTGGGGAGTGCAGCAGATCCTGCCGCGCTACGGCAAGCTCAAGTTCCCGCGGCGCTCACACGTGATCGTGGAGTTCGGCCCCGCGATGGACCTGTCCGAGTACGCCGGATCCACCTCGCCCGCGGTGCTGACGCGCGCGACGGACGCGCTGATGGGGCGCATCTCGGAGATGCTCTCCGGCATCCGGGGTGTTCCCGCTCCGGCCGAGCGCTGGAACCCGTCGCAGCACGGGCAGAACGAGACGGGCCGCCTTGAGCCGTAA
- a CDS encoding NAD(P)H-dependent glycerol-3-phosphate dehydrogenase: MSRKNLAQAAGPKVAVIGAGSWGTTFGKILADGGASVVMWARRPELAAEITESKRNSRYLSGINLPRTMTATTDLAEAIRGAEQIYLSVPSQSLRENLAAIKPLVAHTDVPIVSLMKGVEKSTGLRMSQVIEQVLECDPARIAVASGPNLALEIAREQPTAAVISSLSPETAEAVARRARNRYFRSFVNTDVVGTEFGGVLKNLIAVAIGIVDGVGYGENTKASIITRGLVEMTDFAVAQGAQPETLQGLAGLGDLIATCQSPLSRNNTAGRLLGQGYGYKEVVAQMQQTAEGLASVAPVLQLAKQVGVDMPIVQQVKMVLDGTMDPRDIAPHLTTDDDQPQGERTQNDQTGGGGALRRALQRAFDQFRHGGRGAARDRS, from the coding sequence TTGAGCCGTAAGAACCTCGCGCAGGCCGCTGGTCCCAAGGTCGCCGTCATCGGCGCCGGGAGCTGGGGCACGACCTTCGGGAAGATCCTCGCCGACGGCGGGGCGTCGGTCGTCATGTGGGCTCGCCGGCCCGAGCTGGCGGCCGAGATCACCGAGTCCAAGCGCAACAGCCGCTATCTCTCGGGCATCAATCTGCCGCGCACCATGACGGCGACCACCGATCTGGCCGAGGCGATCCGCGGTGCCGAGCAGATCTACCTCTCCGTGCCGAGCCAGTCGCTGCGCGAGAACCTCGCCGCGATCAAGCCGCTCGTCGCGCACACCGACGTCCCGATCGTCTCGCTCATGAAGGGCGTCGAGAAGTCGACCGGGTTGCGCATGAGCCAGGTCATCGAGCAGGTGCTGGAGTGCGACCCGGCCCGCATCGCGGTGGCATCCGGTCCGAACCTCGCTCTCGAGATCGCGCGCGAGCAGCCGACGGCTGCGGTCATCAGCTCGCTGAGCCCCGAGACGGCCGAAGCCGTGGCCCGCCGCGCGCGCAACCGGTACTTCCGCTCGTTCGTGAACACCGACGTCGTCGGCACCGAGTTCGGCGGCGTGCTGAAGAACCTCATCGCCGTCGCCATCGGCATCGTCGACGGGGTCGGCTACGGCGAGAACACGAAGGCGTCGATCATCACGCGCGGTCTCGTCGAGATGACGGACTTCGCCGTCGCGCAGGGCGCGCAGCCCGAGACGCTGCAGGGACTCGCGGGTCTCGGCGACCTCATCGCGACGTGCCAGTCACCGCTGAGCCGCAACAACACCGCCGGGCGACTGCTCGGCCAGGGCTACGGCTACAAAGAAGTGGTCGCCCAGATGCAGCAGACCGCGGAGGGGCTGGCATCCGTCGCTCCCGTGCTCCAGCTCGCGAAGCAGGTCGGTGTCGACATGCCCATCGTGCAGCAGGTGAAGATGGTGCTCGACGGCACGATGGACCCGCGCGACATCGCGCCCCACCTGACGACCGACGACGACCAGCCGCAGGGCGAGAGGACGCAGAATGACCAAACCGGTGGTGGTGGTGCTCTTCGGCGGGCGCTCCAGCGAGCATTCGATCAGTTCCGCCACGGCGGGCGGGGTGCTGCGCGCGATCGATCGTGA
- a CDS encoding D-alanine--D-alanine ligase family protein, with product MTKPVVVVLFGGRSSEHSISSATAGGVLRAIDRDRFRVIPVGITRDGAFVLEDDDPDKFALIPEALPQVVDNGTRVRLPDSTLTREWTVTDAEGTWSLGDVDVVLPILHGRFGEDGTVQGLLELLGIPYAGGGVLMSAIGMNKHVTKQVLRAANVPVVPWVAVSRADLARDRSLWERRIRALDLPVFVKPNEAGSSVGVTKVSRWEDLDAALDTAFAEDGLVLVEKAIVGRELECGVLPGRDGGPVRVSVAGEIVVTGREFYDFEAKYLDAPGVDLVCPAELGDGELAEMQRIATQAFEAIGGQGLARVDFFSTGTEFFVNEVNTMPGFTPISMFPTCWIASGLSYPDLISDLLDAALEKA from the coding sequence ATGACCAAACCGGTGGTGGTGGTGCTCTTCGGCGGGCGCTCCAGCGAGCATTCGATCAGTTCCGCCACGGCGGGCGGGGTGCTGCGCGCGATCGATCGTGACCGCTTCCGGGTGATTCCGGTCGGGATCACCCGCGACGGCGCCTTCGTCCTCGAGGACGACGACCCCGACAAGTTCGCTCTCATCCCCGAGGCGCTGCCGCAGGTCGTCGACAACGGCACGCGCGTGCGACTTCCCGACTCGACGCTCACGCGCGAGTGGACGGTGACGGATGCCGAGGGCACGTGGTCCCTCGGCGACGTCGATGTCGTCCTGCCGATCCTGCACGGCCGCTTCGGCGAGGACGGCACGGTGCAGGGACTGCTCGAGCTCCTCGGCATCCCGTATGCCGGCGGCGGCGTGCTCATGTCGGCGATCGGCATGAACAAGCACGTGACCAAGCAGGTGCTCCGCGCCGCGAACGTCCCCGTCGTGCCGTGGGTCGCGGTGAGCCGCGCCGACCTCGCCCGCGACCGGTCGCTGTGGGAGCGGCGCATCCGCGCCCTCGACCTGCCGGTGTTCGTCAAGCCGAACGAGGCCGGCTCGAGCGTCGGCGTCACGAAGGTGTCGCGCTGGGAAGACCTCGATGCCGCCCTCGACACCGCTTTCGCCGAGGACGGTCTGGTGCTCGTGGAGAAGGCGATCGTCGGGCGTGAGCTCGAGTGCGGGGTCCTGCCCGGACGCGACGGGGGACCGGTGCGCGTGTCCGTCGCGGGCGAGATCGTCGTGACGGGCCGCGAGTTCTACGACTTCGAGGCGAAGTATCTCGACGCTCCGGGCGTCGACCTCGTGTGCCCCGCAGAGCTTGGCGACGGCGAACTGGCCGAGATGCAACGCATCGCCACGCAGGCCTTCGAGGCGATCGGCGGTCAGGGGCTGGCCCGGGTGGACTTCTTCTCCACCGGCACCGAGTTCTTCGTGAACGAGGTCAACACGATGCCCGGGTTCACGCCGATCTCGATGTTCCCGACGTGCTGGATCGCGTCGGGCCTGAGCTACCCCGACCTGATCAGCGACCTGCTCGACGCGGCGCTCGAGAAGGCCTGA